The Acidobacteriota bacterium sequence GGGCGGCGATCCCATCACCTGCGGGATGGGTGCCGCAGGGACCGTCACAATTTCATGGGAGAGCAGGAATTGCCGGAGGCTGTCGAGCACGGTTTGGGTATTTCCAATCACCTGGTCTGCCGCCGGAGCGGTTTGCTTAATGCTCTGAAGCACCTGAAGAGGAGTTTTTGTAGGGTCGATGATGTTGGCCGCTTGTTTGAAAAGCGACTGCACGCGGCGCATCTCTTTGTAGCCGATTTTCAACAGGTCTTTAACTGGAATGTCGACCATCTCGTCATAGAGGAGCTTTTTCCGGAAAATCTCGGCGCCAAGAGCGAAATTGCCTTGCGACTGGAGCGTGAGACCCGTCTGCAGGTATTTGAGAAACTGCTGGTACGCCGACACGGCGTTCTGGTTCACCTTTTCAAATTCTGTTTTCAGTGCCGGGCTCTCTGCGCCGGCCACGGCATGCGGCAGGACATTCTGAAGGAAATCAAGCTGTGCCTGGGCCTGTTCAATGGCAACTCTGGTATAGACGGCAGGAGGGCCCACCACGTTTGCCCTCGCGTTGTTCAAGATTTCAGGCACGCGGCGTTCGCGGACAATCAATGATTTCAATCGGTCGTCGAGCGGAGCAAAATCACGCTCGACCAAGGTATACAAGGCAGTCGCCGCCTGGGCGTTGTAAAACCCTGGATCTTTTGCCCACATTCGGATATCAGCCAGATCAAGCAGGCGCCCGTTAATCAGGCTTGCTAGTACCGTGGCGTCAAGCAGGTTGTTCTGGGACAACCCGTCGCTCGGTATCCTCGCCAGCTCTCTAAGCGCCCTCTGGTTGCGTGCAATTTCATTTTGAATGTCTGTCTGCGAATAGGCGGGAAGTTCGCCATCGTATTTGTGAATGCCCGCGCTGGTGGCCCTGGCGGGATTAAACTGGAAAAAGCCATCGAAGTATTCATCGACAAATTTCTCAAATGCCTGGTCGGATGCAGAAGGCTGCGCAGCTTGGTATAAAGGCGCTGTGGCCTGCGCTTCGACCGGGCCTGGCATAGTCTGGGCCTTGGTTCTTGCGACGGTGCTTCCGGCGGCCAACGCCGAGACCATTGTCAATATTGAATCCCGGCGTGTCATTTTCTGCATTTTTTAGTTTGTCCCTTAATGCCTGGTCTCATGCATTTCCACCGGATTTGCCGTTGCCGGTTCAAGTGCCAGTCGATGAACTGCCGCTTTTTGCACGGCCTCATCACTGAACAGCATCGGAAAGCTCTGGCCATGATACCAAGCTTCGAACTGATCTTTGTAGTATGGGCTGAACGGCTGTGCTGACTCTCCGAGCGTAATGTTTTGGACAGAGCTGTCAATTTCTCCGAGATCGACCACCATGCGCATGGAAGGCCCTACTCCGCCAGCAGCGCGTTTGATAGTGTTGGCCGTTCCAGATTCAGGAAAAGGACCCACATTCAATATCCACCCCAGTGGCCGCAAGGCTCCTCCCAGCGGATGGCGGAATGTTAAGGGTATCGTGACGCCCCACCTCCAGGCGTTGTGATCATTGGCTCCAACGAGTTTTGGAATTTGTCCGACGGCTTCTTCCAGGCTCTTCATTAGAGTCTGGTTAAAGTTGCTGTCGCCGGGCGGCAACCACCGGTCCAGGTTGTTATCGATCACGTTCTGCAAAAAAACGGTGCTCATTGGACAGCGATACCCGGAAAGATTGTTCCCAAGCCTGGGCGCAAGGATGCGATGAAGAAGGGTCGTCTTTGTGAGTTCACACACCAGCGTGGCAGCGGAATCAAAAGTTGCCTCGCCGTTCCACGCCCGTAGTTTTTCTATGGCAAACCGGACGTCGGGCTCCCGGGGCAGGGATTCCTTAGCGGCGGCAATCAATCGCTCGCGCAGCCACTCATCGTCCAGCGGATGAATGTCCATCTGGATCATCAGCATGTCCCAGACGGTGAAAGACGTTCCGGCTTCCAAAAGCTGATAAATACGTGCTGTCCGGTAGGGAGCACCCCACGTCGAGGTGATGAAGTAGGGATAATCGTCGGGTACAACTCGGCCGTTGGCCGTTGCTAGAACGCCGTCTTTCGGATTGTAAGCGTGCGGAAGGTCCTGAAAGGGAACCATTCCAAGCCACTCGTAATTGTCGCTTGAACCGGGAACGGGAACGCTGCCATCACCGCGTTTCCGGATGGGAACCCAGCCGGCTGCATAGAAGCCGATGTTTCCTTCAGTGTCGGCGTAGACAAAATTCTGCATCGGCCCCGCAAAATCTCGCAGAGCATCCGTGAACTCTTTCCAGTTCCGGGCCTGGTCAATCTTTAAAAAAGGAAAGTGCAGCGCGTGTGGCAACAGGGCTGTCCAGGCAAGAGCGAAGTGCCGACTGCCGGTATCTCGAAGGATTGGCCCGTGCCGGGTGGATTTTACCACCATGACCTCATCCAATTTCCCGCGGACTTTGATCCTCTCAGTTCTTTCATTGTCTTCAACCCATTTGCCATCAGAAAAATATTGATGCGGGTTCTCGGAGTTGAAAGATTCCTCGTACAGGTCTTGCACATCAGGGTCGGTATTCGTTACCCCCCAGGCGACGTGGCGATTGTGTCCGATGATAACCATTGGCAACCCCGGAAGGCTTGCGCCGCTCACGTCTACGCCGGGAGCCTGCAAATGGACCATGTACCAAATGCTCGGAACACCAAGAGGAAGATGCGGGTCGTTCGCAAGCAAAGGCTTTCCGGACCGCGTATGGGTTCCGCTCACCACCCAGTTGTTGCTGCCCACGCCGGTGTAGGAGCTTGAGGACTCCAAAGCCTGCAGCATGGGATCAAGACCGTCGAGGCCTCCTTCCAACGAGGTCGTTACTCCGCCCGTCGGCAGCGGAAATTGCGGCTGGAGCGACACGGCGATAGAAGACTGGTCTCCCGCCGGCTTAGCTGGTACTGAAGAACCGGAGGGCAGTTGGGCCACGGGGTGGTCCAGGGGCGAATGGGCAGGAAACAGGTCACTTTCAAGCTGCGGATTACCCAACTTTCGCCGCACTCGCTCGCGCATCAGTTCGTCCTGCCAGGATGTGTTCAACAGCCGGGCCATGTTCAGGGCTACTTCCAGCGAGTCGGACTCGCGCCAGGGCTCAGGATGATAACGCAGGAGCAGAAACTCGACCGGAAGGCGGTCCTGATGGGTCGAGATGAACGCGTTGACGCCCTGGGCATAATCGCGCAGCAGGTTCTGCTCTTCAGAATCGAGGTCCTTTACGCCACGCTCGGCAGCCTGCTTCATCCCAAGGGTCCGGTTTTCATTATCAGAATGGAGTGTGCGCGGCCCGAACAACTCCGACAGGCGGCCCTGCGCAATCCTGCGGCTCAAGTCCATTTGCCACAGGCGGTCCTGTGCGGTGACGTATCCCTGCGCGAACATCAGGTCTGCGAGCGAAGAGGCTCGAATGTGCGGCACCCCGTGCGCGTCACGCAGGACCTCAATTTTACTTTGGATTCCCTGCAGCCTTAAGGTTCCATCCAGCCGAGGCAGACAATCATGAACGCGCCAGCAAATCCACAATCCTGCCGCGGCCAATAACATGACAAATGCAATGGAGACCGACAGTCCCACCGGGCGCAACGGCCGGCGGGTTGAGCGCGGAGCCTGTGAAACCTTAGGTGGATGCGTCGCCATTGTCAGGAAGGAACAAAGGCCTTAGCAGGTGAATTGCCCGGCACGCCCGGAGGAAGGATAGTATTGAAAATCCTCCAACTCTGCAACGAGCCTCGATAAAACATCATCGCGTTTGCAACGGCACACGCCTGAGACCCTGCGACTCCATGGTGCGGTTTCCCTATGAACAGTTGCAGCGAGGCGGCTGGCTTGCTTTTCTCTGATCTCCCATCAAATCAAGAAGTAGAACCTAATCCTTGGCATATGGAAAATGTGGCCCTCGGCAATTTTCGTACCGCTCGCCTGCTACCCGGCCGGTCAAGAAGCCGTTTCGTCACTGGGTTGCG is a genomic window containing:
- a CDS encoding DUF885 domain-containing protein, producing the protein MQKMTRRDSILTMVSALAAGSTVARTKAQTMPGPVEAQATAPLYQAAQPSASDQAFEKFVDEYFDGFFQFNPARATSAGIHKYDGELPAYSQTDIQNEIARNQRALRELARIPSDGLSQNNLLDATVLASLINGRLLDLADIRMWAKDPGFYNAQAATALYTLVERDFAPLDDRLKSLIVRERRVPEILNNARANVVGPPAVYTRVAIEQAQAQLDFLQNVLPHAVAGAESPALKTEFEKVNQNAVSAYQQFLKYLQTGLTLQSQGNFALGAEIFRKKLLYDEMVDIPVKDLLKIGYKEMRRVQSLFKQAANIIDPTKTPLQVLQSIKQTAPAADQVIGNTQTVLDSLRQFLLSHEIVTVPAAPIPQVMGSPPFMRGLTFASMDTPGPFEDHSIQSFFYVTLPNPAWDEERKQQLLRFFNPFSTRVVAIHEVYPGHYVQFLWLKQAPTKARKLGSTMNGMSTSVEGWAHYCEEMMLEEGYGEGDPNLLLVQLQAALMRVCRYLAGIQLHTQGMTIEQASNLFQQEAYMETANAEREAMRGTFDPTYLAYTLGKLEIMKLREDYKKKLGDNFNLKAFHDQFLSYGIVPVKLVREQILQDRTPVL
- a CDS encoding penicillin acylase family protein, which translates into the protein MATHPPKVSQAPRSTRRPLRPVGLSVSIAFVMLLAAAGLWICWRVHDCLPRLDGTLRLQGIQSKIEVLRDAHGVPHIRASSLADLMFAQGYVTAQDRLWQMDLSRRIAQGRLSELFGPRTLHSDNENRTLGMKQAAERGVKDLDSEEQNLLRDYAQGVNAFISTHQDRLPVEFLLLRYHPEPWRESDSLEVALNMARLLNTSWQDELMRERVRRKLGNPQLESDLFPAHSPLDHPVAQLPSGSSVPAKPAGDQSSIAVSLQPQFPLPTGGVTTSLEGGLDGLDPMLQALESSSSYTGVGSNNWVVSGTHTRSGKPLLANDPHLPLGVPSIWYMVHLQAPGVDVSGASLPGLPMVIIGHNRHVAWGVTNTDPDVQDLYEESFNSENPHQYFSDGKWVEDNERTERIKVRGKLDEVMVVKSTRHGPILRDTGSRHFALAWTALLPHALHFPFLKIDQARNWKEFTDALRDFAGPMQNFVYADTEGNIGFYAAGWVPIRKRGDGSVPVPGSSDNYEWLGMVPFQDLPHAYNPKDGVLATANGRVVPDDYPYFITSTWGAPYRTARIYQLLEAGTSFTVWDMLMIQMDIHPLDDEWLRERLIAAAKESLPREPDVRFAIEKLRAWNGEATFDSAATLVCELTKTTLLHRILAPRLGNNLSGYRCPMSTVFLQNVIDNNLDRWLPPGDSNFNQTLMKSLEEAVGQIPKLVGANDHNAWRWGVTIPLTFRHPLGGALRPLGWILNVGPFPESGTANTIKRAAGGVGPSMRMVVDLGEIDSSVQNITLGESAQPFSPYYKDQFEAWYHGQSFPMLFSDEAVQKAAVHRLALEPATANPVEMHETRH